In Streptomyces sp. NBC_00414, a single window of DNA contains:
- a CDS encoding WhiB family transcriptional regulator → MTELFQELLVDEAEEELGWQERALCAQTDPESFFPEKGGSTREAKKVCLACEVRSECLEYALANDERFGIWGGLSERERRRLKKAAV, encoded by the coding sequence ATGACCGAGCTGTTTCAGGAACTGCTGGTCGACGAGGCCGAAGAGGAGCTCGGCTGGCAGGAGCGGGCGCTCTGCGCGCAGACGGACCCCGAGTCCTTTTTCCCCGAGAAGGGCGGCTCCACCCGCGAGGCCAAGAAGGTCTGCCTCGCCTGTGAGGTCCGCTCCGAATGCCTCGAATACGCACTCGCCAACGACGAACGCTTCGGAATCTGGGGCGGACTGTCCGAGCGCGAGCGGCGTCGTCTGAAGAAGGCAGCCGTCTGA